In Nocardia yunnanensis, one DNA window encodes the following:
- a CDS encoding xanthine dehydrogenase small subunit, translated as MVEARITVNGKVTPISPAAPHTTVLDFLRDRGFTGSKEGCAEGECGACSIMVARPGVEQPTDWIAINACLVPVASLDGQEIVTAEGLGALDGSGAPTELHPVQKEMAVRGGSQCGYCTPGFVCSMASEYYRPTRCAAVSADNGNGVQAAEETTESHDHEHGPNGFDLHSLSGNLCRCTGYRPIRDAAFALGEPAADDKFAQRREQDAPAPVATEYSQDGRTFRRPETLAEAVRLLRERPDAVLVAGSTDWGVEVNIRSRRADFAIAIDRLPELRGLTVESDHIEIGAAVPLTEIERRLDGSVPLLAQLFPQFASRLIRNNATFGGNLGTGSPIGDSPPALLALGASVVLASADGERVVDLADYFTGYRQSVRRADELIRAVRIPLPLAPVTAFHKIAKRRFDDISSVAVAFALDIEDGVVLEARIGLGGVAATPIRARDTEEALVGKPWSTETVEAAAAILQGEGTPMNDHRASSEYRAAMLGQSLKKLYAQTTEAVLS; from the coding sequence ATGGTAGAAGCGCGGATCACGGTCAACGGGAAAGTCACCCCGATTTCCCCGGCGGCACCGCACACCACGGTCCTGGATTTCCTGCGCGACCGCGGTTTCACCGGCAGCAAGGAAGGTTGCGCCGAGGGTGAATGCGGCGCTTGTTCGATCATGGTGGCGCGCCCCGGCGTGGAGCAGCCCACCGATTGGATCGCCATCAACGCCTGCCTGGTGCCGGTCGCCTCGCTCGACGGCCAGGAGATCGTCACCGCCGAGGGCCTCGGCGCCCTGGACGGTTCCGGCGCCCCCACCGAACTGCACCCGGTGCAGAAGGAAATGGCGGTGCGCGGCGGCTCCCAGTGCGGTTACTGCACCCCGGGCTTCGTCTGCTCCATGGCCTCGGAGTACTACCGGCCCACGCGTTGCGCCGCTGTATCCGCGGATAACGGCAACGGAGTGCAGGCGGCCGAGGAGACCACCGAGTCGCACGATCACGAGCACGGCCCCAATGGTTTCGACCTGCACTCGCTGAGCGGAAACCTGTGCCGCTGCACCGGTTACCGCCCGATCCGCGATGCCGCCTTCGCGCTCGGTGAGCCCGCGGCCGACGACAAGTTCGCGCAGCGCCGCGAGCAGGACGCGCCCGCGCCGGTCGCCACCGAGTACAGCCAGGACGGCCGCACCTTCCGCCGCCCCGAGACCCTCGCCGAGGCCGTGCGGCTGCTGCGCGAGCGCCCGGACGCGGTGCTCGTCGCCGGTTCCACCGACTGGGGCGTCGAGGTCAATATTCGTTCGCGCCGTGCGGATTTCGCCATCGCGATCGACCGGCTGCCCGAATTGCGCGGCCTCACCGTCGAATCCGATCACATCGAGATCGGCGCGGCCGTGCCGCTGACCGAGATCGAGCGTCGCCTCGACGGCAGCGTGCCGCTGCTGGCGCAGCTGTTCCCGCAGTTCGCCTCCCGCCTGATCCGCAACAACGCTACCTTCGGCGGCAACCTCGGTACCGGTTCCCCGATCGGTGACTCCCCGCCGGCGCTGCTGGCGCTGGGCGCGTCGGTGGTGCTGGCCTCCGCCGACGGTGAGCGCGTGGTGGATCTGGCCGACTACTTCACCGGCTATCGGCAGAGCGTGCGCCGCGCGGACGAGCTGATCCGCGCCGTGCGCATCCCGCTGCCGCTGGCCCCGGTGACCGCGTTCCACAAGATCGCCAAGCGGCGTTTCGACGACATCTCCAGTGTCGCTGTCGCTTTCGCGCTCGATATCGAGGACGGCGTCGTCCTCGAGGCCCGCATCGGCCTGGGCGGTGTGGCCGCCACCCCGATCCGTGCCCGCGACACCGAGGAGGCGCTGGTCGGCAAGCCCTGGTCCACCGAGACCGTCGAGGCCGCCGCCGCGATCCTGCAAGGCGAGGGCACGCCGATGAACGATCACCGCGCCAGCTCCGAGTACCGCGCCGCGATGCTCGGGCAGAGCCTGAAGAAGCTGTACGCGCAGACCACCGAGGCGGTGCTGTCATGA
- the xdhB gene encoding xanthine dehydrogenase molybdopterin binding subunit, giving the protein MSHLSERPEKPVVGVPMPHESASLHVTGTALYTDDLVYRTKDCLHAYPVQVFKAHGKIKALNTDAAYAVPGVVRVLTIADVPGVNDAGMKHDEPLFPEEVMFNGHAVAWVLGDTLEAARLGAAAVEVELEELPSLITVREAIAAESFHGARPTMIRGDIDKGFADSVHVFEGEFEFKGQEHFYLETHCALAQVDEAGQIFIQSSTQHPSETQEIVAHVLGLHSHEVTVQCLRMGGGFGGKEMQPHGFAAVAALGAKLTGRPVRLRLNRTQDLTMSGKRHGFHSSWKIGFDAEGRIQALDATLTADGGWSLDLSEPVLARALCHIDNTYWIPNAQVAGRIAKCNTVSNTAFRGFGGPQGMLVIEDILGRCAPLLGLDPAELRERNFYQPNQTTPYGQPVGQTDRIGKIWHLTQENADWAARQREIAMFNAAHPNTKRALAITNIKFGISFNLTAFNQGGSLVLIYKDGSVLINHGGTEMGQGLHTKMMQVAATTLGIPLHKVRLAPTRTDKVPNTSATAASSGADLNGGAIKNACEQLRGRLVQVAATQLGGNASDIRIVDGVVTLLGSEKTLDWDALVHAAYFQRVQLSASGYYRTEGLHWDAKVFQGSPFKYFAYGAAATEVEVDGFTGAYKIRRVDIVHDVGDSLSPLIDIGQVEGGFVQGAGWLTLEDLRWDTSDGPNRGRFLTQAASTYKLPSFSEMPEEFNVTLLEDATEEGAVYGSKAVGEPPLMLAFAVREALRQAAAAFGPVGTSVDLASPATPEAVYWALQAARQSKSAGSIQAVAVNGNGQHGNGHANGNGNGNGNGHAANGNGNGVAVGTNALSGV; this is encoded by the coding sequence ATGAGTCATCTGTCCGAACGCCCCGAGAAGCCGGTCGTCGGCGTCCCGATGCCGCACGAGAGCGCGTCGCTGCACGTCACCGGCACCGCGCTCTACACCGACGACCTGGTGTACCGCACCAAGGACTGCCTGCACGCCTACCCGGTGCAGGTGTTCAAGGCGCACGGCAAGATCAAGGCGCTCAACACCGATGCCGCTTATGCGGTGCCCGGTGTGGTGCGCGTGCTCACCATCGCCGACGTGCCGGGTGTCAACGACGCCGGCATGAAGCACGACGAGCCGCTGTTCCCCGAAGAGGTCATGTTCAACGGCCACGCGGTCGCGTGGGTGCTGGGCGACACCCTGGAGGCGGCCCGGCTCGGCGCCGCCGCCGTCGAGGTGGAGCTCGAGGAGCTGCCGTCGCTGATCACGGTGCGCGAGGCCATCGCGGCCGAGAGCTTCCACGGCGCGCGCCCGACCATGATCCGCGGCGACATCGACAAGGGCTTCGCCGACTCGGTGCACGTGTTCGAGGGCGAGTTCGAGTTCAAGGGCCAGGAGCACTTCTACCTCGAAACCCATTGCGCGCTGGCGCAGGTCGACGAGGCCGGCCAGATCTTCATCCAGTCCAGCACCCAGCACCCGTCGGAGACGCAGGAGATCGTCGCGCACGTGCTCGGGCTGCACAGCCACGAGGTCACCGTGCAGTGCCTGCGCATGGGTGGCGGCTTCGGCGGCAAGGAGATGCAGCCGCACGGGTTCGCGGCCGTCGCCGCGCTCGGCGCCAAGCTCACCGGTCGCCCGGTTCGCCTGCGGCTCAACCGGACCCAGGATCTGACCATGTCGGGCAAGCGGCACGGCTTCCACTCCTCGTGGAAGATCGGCTTCGACGCCGAGGGCCGCATTCAGGCGCTCGACGCCACGCTCACCGCCGACGGCGGCTGGAGCCTGGACCTGTCGGAGCCGGTGCTGGCGCGCGCGCTCTGCCATATCGACAACACCTACTGGATCCCGAACGCGCAGGTCGCGGGTCGCATCGCCAAGTGCAATACGGTCTCCAACACCGCTTTCCGCGGTTTCGGCGGTCCGCAGGGCATGCTGGTGATCGAGGACATCCTGGGTCGCTGCGCGCCGCTGCTGGGCCTGGATCCGGCGGAGCTGCGCGAGCGCAACTTCTACCAGCCCAACCAGACCACCCCCTACGGTCAGCCGGTCGGGCAGACCGATCGCATCGGCAAGATCTGGCACCTGACCCAGGAGAACGCGGACTGGGCCGCGCGGCAGCGCGAGATCGCCATGTTCAATGCCGCGCACCCGAACACCAAGCGCGCCTTGGCGATCACGAACATCAAGTTCGGCATCTCGTTCAACCTGACCGCCTTCAACCAGGGCGGCTCGCTGGTGCTGATCTACAAGGACGGCTCCGTCCTGATCAACCACGGCGGCACCGAGATGGGCCAGGGCCTGCACACCAAGATGATGCAGGTCGCCGCGACCACGCTGGGCATCCCGCTGCACAAGGTGCGGCTGGCGCCGACGCGAACCGACAAGGTGCCCAACACCTCCGCGACCGCGGCCTCCTCGGGCGCGGACCTCAACGGCGGCGCGATCAAGAACGCCTGTGAGCAGCTGCGCGGGCGGCTGGTGCAGGTCGCCGCGACCCAGCTCGGCGGCAATGCCTCCGACATCCGCATCGTCGACGGTGTGGTGACCCTGCTGGGCAGCGAGAAGACCCTCGACTGGGACGCCCTGGTGCATGCCGCCTACTTCCAGCGGGTGCAGCTGTCGGCCTCGGGCTACTACCGGACCGAGGGCCTGCACTGGGATGCCAAGGTCTTCCAGGGCTCGCCGTTCAAGTACTTCGCCTACGGCGCGGCCGCGACCGAGGTCGAGGTGGACGGGTTCACCGGCGCGTACAAGATCCGCCGCGTGGACATCGTGCACGACGTGGGCGACAGCCTCTCGCCGCTGATCGACATCGGTCAGGTCGAGGGCGGGTTCGTGCAGGGCGCGGGCTGGCTGACCCTCGAGGACCTGCGCTGGGACACCAGCGACGGCCCCAACCGCGGCCGGTTCCTGACCCAGGCCGCCAGCACCTACAAGCTGCCGTCCTTCTCGGAGATGCCCGAGGAGTTCAATGTGACGCTGCTCGAGGACGCCACCGAAGAGGGTGCGGTCTACGGCTCCAAGGCCGTCGGCGAGCCGCCGCTCATGCTGGCGTTCGCGGTGCGTGAGGCGCTGCGGCAGGCGGCCGCGGCGTTCGGACCGGTCGGGACCAGTGTCGATCTGGCGTCGCCCGCGACGCCGGAGGCGGTGTACTGGGCGCTGCAGGCCGCTCGCCAGAGCAAGTCGGCCGGCAGCATTCAGGCGGTCGCCGTGAACGGCAACGGCCAGCACGGCAACGGTCACGCCAACGGCAATGGCAATGGCAATGGAAACGGCCACGCCGCCAACGGCAATGGCAACGGCGTCGCCGTCGGCACGAACGCGCTGAGCGGAGTCTGA
- the xdhC gene encoding xanthine dehydrogenase accessory protein XdhC, with translation MTWVAAVERLRARREAGVLVTVATVRGHAPRKPGAKLVVGHTESWGSIGGGNIEAVAVDRARELMATPDPQTEIMDFALNDKVTNRHGVQCCGGAVSVLLEPLPVVPAVALFGVGHVGYELARILARQDLDLHLIDTRPEQLAPERLTVLDDSVAQVHVHRPLMLPEEVIGELPPGTHVLIMTHDHAEDAALCDTALRTPELGSIGLIGSAAKWSRFQKKLATEGGFDAATIARIKTPIGLPEITGKEPIVIAVSVAADLIKTFEAERHSNNAVAQVHSIADSA, from the coding sequence ATGACCTGGGTGGCCGCGGTCGAACGGTTACGAGCCCGCCGGGAAGCCGGCGTGCTGGTGACCGTCGCGACCGTGCGCGGTCACGCGCCCCGCAAGCCGGGCGCGAAACTGGTTGTGGGACATACGGAGTCCTGGGGTTCGATCGGCGGCGGCAATATCGAGGCCGTCGCCGTCGACCGGGCGCGCGAGCTGATGGCGACGCCCGATCCGCAGACGGAGATCATGGACTTCGCGCTCAACGACAAGGTGACCAACCGGCACGGCGTGCAGTGCTGCGGCGGCGCGGTGAGCGTGCTGCTGGAGCCGCTGCCGGTGGTCCCCGCCGTGGCGCTGTTCGGGGTCGGGCACGTGGGTTACGAGCTGGCCCGCATCCTGGCCCGCCAGGACCTGGATCTGCACCTGATCGACACCAGGCCGGAACAGCTTGCGCCGGAACGTCTCACGGTGCTGGACGACAGCGTGGCGCAGGTGCACGTGCACCGGCCGCTGATGCTGCCCGAGGAAGTCATCGGTGAGCTGCCGCCCGGCACCCACGTGCTGATCATGACCCACGATCACGCCGAGGACGCCGCGCTGTGCGACACCGCCCTGCGCACACCGGAACTCGGGTCGATCGGTTTGATCGGGTCGGCCGCCAAATGGTCGCGGTTCCAGAAGAAGCTGGCCACCGAGGGCGGTTTCGACGCCGCCACCATCGCCCGGATCAAGACGCCGATCGGGCTGCCGGAGATCACCGGCAAGGAGCCGATCGTCATCGCGGTGAGCGTGGCGGCGGATCTGATCAAGACATTCGAGGCCGAACGGCACTCGAACAACGCTGTGGCGCAGGTGCATTCGATCGCGGACAGCGCTTAA